The Aneurinibacillus sp. REN35 genome window below encodes:
- a CDS encoding stalk domain-containing protein, with translation MRKSGKLKYLVTGFIAGGIFCSGVVYAASSIKVDFLPLKYYFDGVQKKTAKPGFIYNGTTYVPLRFMADSLGKEVLYNPKTKAIYVTSPTGGPTDLPIQPGDYSQKKIASVLSSDSSFYGEYTEAGTNKRWTFKISFFDFNNQTGSFNGKMEFVNTDDIIALQGEVINNKITFKETKFVHNSGSLSLGGDYVLSLKDNQLKGTREYKAKKGNVWIEVE, from the coding sequence ATGAGGAAATCGGGGAAGCTAAAGTATCTTGTAACAGGGTTTATAGCCGGAGGCATTTTTTGTTCTGGGGTCGTATATGCGGCCAGTTCCATTAAGGTAGATTTTCTGCCGTTAAAATACTATTTTGATGGTGTGCAGAAGAAGACAGCCAAGCCGGGGTTTATCTACAACGGTACTACCTATGTGCCTCTTCGTTTTATGGCGGATTCGCTGGGAAAGGAAGTGCTGTATAATCCAAAAACAAAAGCTATCTACGTAACATCTCCTACAGGAGGGCCTACCGATTTACCGATACAGCCGGGCGATTATAGTCAAAAGAAAATCGCATCCGTGCTCTCCAGTGATTCTTCGTTTTATGGTGAATACACTGAAGCGGGGACAAATAAGAGATGGACATTTAAAATTAGCTTTTTTGATTTTAACAATCAGACCGGCAGCTTTAACGGAAAAATGGAGTTTGTAAATACTGATGATATTATCGCTTTGCAGGGAGAGGTCATCAACAACAAAATCACATTTAAAGAGACGAAGTTCGTCCATAATAGCGGTTCCTTGTCGCTTGGCGGAGATTATGTGTTAAGCTTGAAGGATAATCAGCTTAAAGGAACTCGGGAATATAAGGCGAAAAAGGGAAATGTCTGGATTGAAGTCGAATAA
- a CDS encoding DUF6884 domain-containing protein — translation MKRRLCITPCGAVKIWDKHPELGAVPAYDAYISPFGSACHAYAKTFFDHWVILSAKHGFLRPTDLVPGNYDLAFDSKSQDIITIEALKRQVEEKELRRFDEIVIVAGKKHTKVIRAVFGDHCTYRFPLQGCKGIGYMLQRLNKAIKEKKEIE, via the coding sequence ATGAAAAGAAGGCTCTGTATTACCCCATGTGGGGCAGTTAAGATATGGGATAAGCATCCGGAATTAGGAGCAGTTCCAGCGTATGATGCATACATCAGTCCATTTGGCTCGGCATGTCATGCATACGCGAAGACCTTTTTCGATCATTGGGTTATTCTTTCGGCCAAGCATGGCTTTTTGCGTCCAACAGACCTTGTACCAGGCAATTATGATCTGGCATTTGACTCTAAAAGTCAGGATATTATCACGATAGAAGCATTAAAGCGACAAGTAGAGGAGAAAGAGCTTAGGCGCTTCGATGAGATTGTTATCGTGGCAGGAAAAAAACACACGAAGGTAATCCGGGCTGTATTCGGTGATCATTGCACGTACCGTTTTCCGCTGCAGGGCTGCAAAGGGATTGGCTATATGCTGCAACGACTTAATAAAGCAATAAAAGAAAAGAAGGAAATAGAGTAA
- a CDS encoding class I SAM-dependent methyltransferase, with the protein MSEREVQFNHVFEQWADQYDHTVSDTEGEYAEVFEGYEAILDQVAAELTSLRGKRVLEIGVGTGNLTERLLLQGWDVCGVDPSPDMREIARHKLPRFTVEDGHFLSIPEAMGQLDGIVSTYALHHLTDEQKARAIRQLAERLRDNGIIVFADTAYADEEAKQIIHTRAREQRAFALLEDLQTEYYTLVPVLRRMFEEAGLVFFARQLNRYVWLFTGRKPAQ; encoded by the coding sequence ATGTCAGAGCGTGAAGTACAGTTTAATCATGTTTTTGAACAGTGGGCAGACCAATATGACCATACGGTATCTGATACAGAAGGTGAATATGCGGAAGTGTTTGAAGGGTATGAAGCCATTCTTGATCAAGTCGCAGCGGAGTTAACCTCTCTTCGGGGAAAGCGCGTACTAGAGATTGGAGTCGGTACTGGGAATTTGACAGAGCGTCTTTTGCTGCAAGGATGGGATGTATGTGGGGTAGATCCCTCGCCCGACATGCGTGAGATTGCCCGTCACAAATTACCGCGGTTTACGGTAGAGGATGGACACTTCCTCTCTATTCCAGAAGCGATGGGTCAACTCGATGGAATCGTCAGCACGTATGCGCTGCATCATCTGACAGATGAGCAAAAGGCGCGCGCCATTCGACAGCTCGCAGAACGATTGCGTGATAATGGGATTATTGTGTTCGCCGATACGGCATACGCGGATGAAGAGGCGAAACAAATCATCCACACGCGAGCGAGAGAACAGCGTGCATTCGCCCTGCTTGAAGATCTGCAAACTGAATATTACACGCTCGTTCCTGTGCTGCGCCGCATGTTTGAAGAAGCGGGACTTGTCTTTTTCGCCCGTCAGCTAAATCGATATGTATGGTTGTTTACGGGTAGAAAACCTGCTCAATAA
- a CDS encoding cyclic lactone autoinducer peptide, producing MKRKLFYYVATAFSVLATLIITPNSLTFLHAPEVPEELK from the coding sequence ATGAAACGGAAACTCTTTTATTATGTTGCAACGGCATTCTCTGTACTCGCTACTTTGATTATTACGCCAAACTCACTGACATTCTTACATGCACCTGAAGTTCCTGAAGAACTCAAATAA
- a CDS encoding LexA family protein codes for MLCFVKKEVKDKGYPPSVREIGEAVGLSSASTVRDHLAHLEKKGLIRRDPTKPRAIEILDGDYVIVRQQPTANNRDIVVAMTAEDEATVKTFYKERNHIRMQPEKPTMGPILLPAVTILSKVIRGYRNIH; via the coding sequence ATTCTGTGTTTTGTCAAGAAAGAAGTAAAAGACAAGGGGTATCCGCCTTCTGTCCGCGAGATTGGAGAAGCAGTCGGATTGTCTTCTGCTTCAACAGTACGTGATCATTTAGCACATTTGGAGAAGAAAGGGTTAATTCGACGCGATCCAACCAAGCCAAGGGCTATAGAAATTCTTGATGGCGACTATGTGATTGTTCGTCAGCAGCCGACAGCCAATAACAGAGACATTGTTGTCGCGATGACAGCAGAAGATGAAGCGACCGTGAAGACTTTCTATAAGGAGAGAAATCACATTCGCATGCAGCCCGAAAAACCGACTATGGGTCCGATCCTGCTGCCAGCTGTTACGATTCTCAGTAAGGTCATTAGGGGGTATCGGAACATTCATTGA
- a CDS encoding MmcQ/YjbR family DNA-binding protein translates to MELHTVRAYCLKKKGAFEDFPFGEDKHVIKICGKMFALLSDKDGVLHISLKCEPEACEILREQYSAIKPGYHLNKRHWNTIEVDDSIPSEEILGMIDHSYQLVFKGLKKVDKESLR, encoded by the coding sequence ATGGAGCTGCATACTGTACGCGCTTATTGTCTGAAGAAAAAGGGAGCCTTCGAAGATTTTCCGTTTGGCGAGGATAAACATGTAATCAAGATATGCGGAAAAATGTTTGCACTTCTATCCGACAAAGACGGCGTCCTCCATATCAGTCTAAAATGCGAGCCGGAAGCCTGTGAGATTTTACGTGAACAGTACTCCGCTATTAAGCCTGGCTATCATCTAAATAAACGTCATTGGAACACCATCGAAGTGGATGATAGTATTCCGTCGGAAGAAATTCTCGGTATGATTGACCACTCCTACCAGCTAGTTTTTAAAGGATTGAAAAAAGTTGATAAGGAATCGTTACGATAA
- a CDS encoding accessory gene regulator ArgB-like protein, with amino-acid sequence MEKLAERIAIYIKEHTDNHPASVAVLKFGIQGFLSVFITTVVLLVVSVMLGQVYEVFILAISFGVLRMMIGGAHVKTGWGCTLSSTVMLVGLSYILISPQTSYALLVCSLLIVIKFPFYLEPHQSRKSLQYAHIFKVGTFIWIGFGFLSTYLEMSFSSAFSIGIFAQAFTITPIGVKAIHQLNRWL; translated from the coding sequence ATGGAAAAGCTAGCAGAGAGAATAGCCATTTATATAAAAGAACATACAGATAACCACCCTGCTTCCGTAGCTGTCCTCAAATTTGGCATTCAGGGGTTTCTTAGTGTTTTTATAACGACCGTCGTTCTACTTGTTGTTTCTGTTATGTTAGGACAAGTCTATGAAGTATTTATATTGGCTATTTCCTTTGGAGTTTTGCGAATGATGATTGGAGGAGCCCATGTAAAGACAGGGTGGGGCTGTACACTTAGCTCTACTGTCATGCTGGTGGGACTTAGTTACATACTTATCTCCCCTCAAACTTCGTATGCGCTTCTTGTATGCAGCCTGCTCATTGTTATCAAGTTTCCCTTTTACTTAGAACCTCATCAGTCTCGAAAATCTTTACAATATGCACACATCTTCAAAGTAGGCACTTTTATATGGATAGGCTTCGGTTTTCTTAGTACATATCTGGAAATGAGCTTTTCCTCTGCTTTTTCAATTGGAATATTTGCACAGGCGTTCACTATTACGCCTATAGGAGTTAAAGCAATACATCAATTAAACCGTTGGTTGTAA